The following coding sequences are from one Heptranchias perlo isolate sHepPer1 chromosome 13, sHepPer1.hap1, whole genome shotgun sequence window:
- the LOC137331702 gene encoding probable G-protein coupled receptor 148 — protein MLNASFNGTTEYLNCPSWAILLPEAICLTFTLLFSGAMLDTIFRISALRKEPRHLLLASLLISDLVYLSLLMATTVMWAAVINMPILLCLINYMLVFSSFISGFFTVTAMAVDKYIAICWPLHYRSICTPGKTQKTIVLIWALATLYPLVCLLMLLVAGSPILVMESFRCVFPPVEEGILETSFALFQIQQAVLALTFLASGVTIVFSYCMIYKEARQTSPKVRARKTVLLHGLQLFLYFIPVANYIIYSNLVKNRAIKVQVIAQLHLINVSLFSILPRCLCPVVFGLRAKELYHHVKRRLCNPNQVAPQPNSTEFETYPN, from the coding sequence ATGTTGAATGCTTCATTCAATGGAACCACGGAGTACCTCAATTGTCCTTCGTGGGCTATACTGCTACCTGAGGCAATATGTTTAACGTTTACACTGCTCTTCAGCGGTGCCATGCTGGATACCATTTTCCGGATTTCTGCTCTCCGTAAGGAGCCCAGGCACCTGCTACTTGCCAGCCTCCTTATAAGTGATCTGGTCTATTTAAGCCTGCTGATGGCCACGACGGTGATGTGGGCAGCTGTCATCAACATGCCTATACTACTGTGCCTCATCAATTACATGCTGGTCTTCTCCAGCTTCATTAGCGGCTTCTTTACCGTTACTGCTATGGCTGTGGACAAGTACATTGCAATCTGCTGGCCGCTGCACTACCGCTCCATTTGCACACCCGGAAAGACTCAGAAGACTATCGTCCTCATCTGGGCTTTAGCCACGCTGTACCCGTTGGTATGTCTGCTGATGCTTCTGGTGGCTGGGTCTCCCATACTGGTCATGGAATCCTTTCGCTGTGTCTTTCCTCCAGTTGAAGAAGGTATTCTAGAAACTTCCTTTGCTTTATTTCAAATCCAGCAAGCTGTACTTGCTCTCACCTTCCTGGCGAGCGGAGTGACAATAGTATTCTCTTACTGCATGATATACAAAGAAGCCCGTCAGACTTCTCCTAAAGTGCGTGCACGCAAGACCGTGCTCCTTCACGGCCTTCAGCTTTTCCTTTACTTCATACCAGTTGCGAACTACATTATATACTCCAACCTGGTCAAAAATAGGGCCATCAAAGTACAAGTCATAGCCCAGCTCCATTTGATCAACGTCTCCCTTTTCTCTATCTTGCCTCGGTGCCTGTGCCCTGTGGTGTTTGGGCTAAGAGCTAAGGAGCTGTACCATCATGTGAAGAGGCGCCTCTGCAACCCAAATCAAGTAGCACCTCAACCAAACTCAACAGAATTCGAAACATATCCAAACTAA